A single region of the Tachyglossus aculeatus isolate mTacAcu1 chromosome X1, mTacAcu1.pri, whole genome shotgun sequence genome encodes:
- the GTF2F1 gene encoding general transcription factor IIF subunit 1 isoform X2 produces the protein MAFNAADKVNFTSWHQAKMERDLSNKKIYQEEELPESGAGSEFNRKLREEARRKKYGIVLKEFKAEDQPWLLKVNGKAGRKFKGVKKGGVTENASYYIFTQCPDGAFEAFPVHNWYNFTPLARHRTLTAEEAEEEWERRNKVLNHFSIMQQRRLKDQDDEEEEEEDKEKKGRKKPSELRIHDLEDDLEMSSDDSEGSEGEGEKILHDKKKGAPPTQKKKKKKKGSDDEAFEESDDGDFEGQEVDYMSDGSSSSLEETVGKPKTTQQEEEGPKGVDEESESSEESEEEKPAEEEKEEEEEKKAPTPQEKRRRKDSSEESETSEESDIDSEASSAVFMMKKKTPPKKERRPSGSSSRGDSRPGTPISDLANTSSTLRAAASKLEQGKRQTSDTPAAKRLRLDGGPQSTSGKSTPQPQSGKSTPSSGDVQLTEEAVRRYLTRKPMTTKDLLKKFQTKKTGLSSEQTVNVLAQILKRLNPERKMINDKMHFFLKE, from the exons ATGGCTTTCAATGCCGCAGACAAGGTCAACTTTACCTCCTGGCACCAG GCCAAGATGGAACGAGACCTGAGTAACAAAAAAATATATCAGGAAGAGGAGCTGCCTGAATCTGGGGCCGGCAGTGAATTCAACCGCAAGCTGCGGGAAGAGGCGCGGCGGAAAAAGTACGGTATCGTGCTCAAAGAGTTCAAGGCTGAGGACCAGCCCTGGCTGCTCAAAGTCAACGGCAAAGCTGGCAGGAA GTTCAAGGGGGTGAAGAAGGGTGGCGTGACGGAGAATGCCTCCTACTATATCTTCACCCAGTGTCCCGACGGTGCCTTTGAGGCTTTCCCAGTCCACAACTGGTACAACTTCACCCCACTGGCCCGGCATCGCACCCTCACTGCTGAGGAGGCcgaagaggagtgggagag GAGAAACAAAGTGCTGAACCACTTCAGCATCATGCAGCAGCGGCGGCTGAAGGACCAGgacgacgaagaggaggaggaagaggacaaagagAAGAAAGGGCGCAAGAAGCCCAGCGAGCTGCGCATCCACGACCTGGAGGACGACCTGGAGATGAGCTCGGATGACAGCGAGGGCAgcgaaggggaag GGGAGAAGATTCTCCATGACAAGAAGAAGGGGGCACCCCCCacccagaagaagaagaagaagaagaagggctcGGATGATGAAGCGTTTGAGGAGAGCGATGATGGGGACTTTGAGGGCCAGGAGGTGGACTATATGTCAGATGGCTCCAG CAGCTCACTGGAGGAGACTGTAGGCAAACCCAAGACAAcccagcaggaagaggaaggcccCAAAG gcgTCGACGAGGAGAGCGAGAGCAGcgaggagagtgaggaggagaagccggcggaggaggagaaggaggaggaggaggagaagaaggcccccactcctcaggagaagaggaggagaaaag ACAGCAGCGAGGAATCGGAGACTTCGGAGGAGAGCGATATCGACAGCGAAGCGTCTTCCGCCGTCTTCATGATG AAAAAGAAGACGCCCCCAAAGAAAGAGCGGAGGCCGTCCGGCAGCAGCTCTCGCGGAGACAGCCGCCCGGGAACCCCCATTAGCGACCTGGCCAACACCTCCTCCACCCTGCGGGCCGCCGCCTCCAAACTGGAGCAAG GCAAACGCCAAACGAGTGACACCCCAGCCGCCAAGCGCCTGCGCCTGGACGGCGGGCCCCAGAGCACGTCGGGCAAGTCCACCCCGCAACCGCAGTCTGGGAAGTCCACCCCCAGCAGCGG ggacGTGCAGCTGACAGAGGAGGCTGTCCGGCGCTACCTGACCCGCAAGCCCATGACCACCAAGGACCTGCTGAAGAAGTTCCAGACCAAGAAGACGGGGCTGAGCAGCGAGCAGACGGTCAACGTGCTGGCCCAGATCCTCAAACGGCTCAACCCTGAGCGCAAGATGATCAACGACAAGATGCATTTCTTCCTCAAGGAGTGA
- the ALKBH7 gene encoding alpha-ketoglutarate-dependent dioxygenase alkB homolog 7, mitochondrial codes for MAAGGLGGGALPGWLRGSDRAVLARLRGWAVVRPDFLSVDEEAALSRELDPQLRRRRYQFDHWDAAIHGFRETEKSRWSEPSRAILQRVRAAAFDPNQPQLPLVHVLDLDQSGYIKPHVDSVKFCGSTIAGLSLLSASVMRLVDSRDPQQWLELLLEPRSLYILRGPARYDFSHQILRDQESFFAGRKVPRGRRISVICRSLPEGDRGPDLPPPVPPLAS; via the exons ATGGCGGCTGGGGGCCTGGGCGGCGGGGCCCTCCCGGGCTGGCTGCGGGGCTCCGACCGGGCCGTGCTGGCCCGGCTGCGGGGCTGGGCCGTGGTGCGGCCCGATTTCCTCAGCGTGGACGAAGAGGCCGCCCTGAGCCGGGAGCTGGACCCGCAACTCCGCCGCCGCCGCTACCAGTTCGACCACTGGGACGCG gccaTCCACGGCTTTCGGGAAACGGAAAAGTCGCGCTGGTCGGAGCCGAGTCGAGCCATCCTGCAGCGGGTCCGGGCCGCCGCCTTCGACCCAAACCAACCCCAGTtgcccctggtccacgtcctggaCCTGGACCAAAGTGGCTACATCAAGCCCCACGTCGACAGCGTCAAG TTCTGCGGCAGCACCATCGCGGGCCTCTCCTTGCTCTCCGCCAGTGTCATGCGCTTGGTTGACTCCCGTGATCCCCAGCAGTGGCTGGAGCTCTTGTTGGAACCGCGTTCCCTCTACATCCTCAG gggcCCTGCCCGCTACGACTTCTCCCACCAGATCCTGCGGGACCAGGAGTCCTTCTTTGCAGGACGCAAAGTGCCTCGAGGTCGCCGCATCTCCGTTATTTGCCGTTCCCTCCCCGAGGGTGACCGCGGCCCAGACTTGCCCCCGCCAGTGCCTCCCCTTGCCTCCTGA
- the GTF2F1 gene encoding general transcription factor IIF subunit 1 isoform X1 produces the protein MMSLGTSNQSVTEYVVRIPKNTPKKYNIMAFNAADKVNFTSWHQAKMERDLSNKKIYQEEELPESGAGSEFNRKLREEARRKKYGIVLKEFKAEDQPWLLKVNGKAGRKFKGVKKGGVTENASYYIFTQCPDGAFEAFPVHNWYNFTPLARHRTLTAEEAEEEWERRNKVLNHFSIMQQRRLKDQDDEEEEEEDKEKKGRKKPSELRIHDLEDDLEMSSDDSEGSEGEGEKILHDKKKGAPPTQKKKKKKKGSDDEAFEESDDGDFEGQEVDYMSDGSSSSLEETVGKPKTTQQEEEGPKGVDEESESSEESEEEKPAEEEKEEEEEKKAPTPQEKRRRKDSSEESETSEESDIDSEASSAVFMMKKKTPPKKERRPSGSSSRGDSRPGTPISDLANTSSTLRAAASKLEQGKRQTSDTPAAKRLRLDGGPQSTSGKSTPQPQSGKSTPSSGDVQLTEEAVRRYLTRKPMTTKDLLKKFQTKKTGLSSEQTVNVLAQILKRLNPERKMINDKMHFFLKE, from the exons ATGATGTCCTTG GGAACCAGCAACCAGAGCGTCACTGAGTATGTTGTCCGGATCCCCAA AAACACCCCGAAGAAGTATAACATCATGGCTTTCAATGCCGCAGACAAGGTCAACTTTACCTCCTGGCACCAG GCCAAGATGGAACGAGACCTGAGTAACAAAAAAATATATCAGGAAGAGGAGCTGCCTGAATCTGGGGCCGGCAGTGAATTCAACCGCAAGCTGCGGGAAGAGGCGCGGCGGAAAAAGTACGGTATCGTGCTCAAAGAGTTCAAGGCTGAGGACCAGCCCTGGCTGCTCAAAGTCAACGGCAAAGCTGGCAGGAA GTTCAAGGGGGTGAAGAAGGGTGGCGTGACGGAGAATGCCTCCTACTATATCTTCACCCAGTGTCCCGACGGTGCCTTTGAGGCTTTCCCAGTCCACAACTGGTACAACTTCACCCCACTGGCCCGGCATCGCACCCTCACTGCTGAGGAGGCcgaagaggagtgggagag GAGAAACAAAGTGCTGAACCACTTCAGCATCATGCAGCAGCGGCGGCTGAAGGACCAGgacgacgaagaggaggaggaagaggacaaagagAAGAAAGGGCGCAAGAAGCCCAGCGAGCTGCGCATCCACGACCTGGAGGACGACCTGGAGATGAGCTCGGATGACAGCGAGGGCAgcgaaggggaag GGGAGAAGATTCTCCATGACAAGAAGAAGGGGGCACCCCCCacccagaagaagaagaagaagaagaagggctcGGATGATGAAGCGTTTGAGGAGAGCGATGATGGGGACTTTGAGGGCCAGGAGGTGGACTATATGTCAGATGGCTCCAG CAGCTCACTGGAGGAGACTGTAGGCAAACCCAAGACAAcccagcaggaagaggaaggcccCAAAG gcgTCGACGAGGAGAGCGAGAGCAGcgaggagagtgaggaggagaagccggcggaggaggagaaggaggaggaggaggagaagaaggcccccactcctcaggagaagaggaggagaaaag ACAGCAGCGAGGAATCGGAGACTTCGGAGGAGAGCGATATCGACAGCGAAGCGTCTTCCGCCGTCTTCATGATG AAAAAGAAGACGCCCCCAAAGAAAGAGCGGAGGCCGTCCGGCAGCAGCTCTCGCGGAGACAGCCGCCCGGGAACCCCCATTAGCGACCTGGCCAACACCTCCTCCACCCTGCGGGCCGCCGCCTCCAAACTGGAGCAAG GCAAACGCCAAACGAGTGACACCCCAGCCGCCAAGCGCCTGCGCCTGGACGGCGGGCCCCAGAGCACGTCGGGCAAGTCCACCCCGCAACCGCAGTCTGGGAAGTCCACCCCCAGCAGCGG ggacGTGCAGCTGACAGAGGAGGCTGTCCGGCGCTACCTGACCCGCAAGCCCATGACCACCAAGGACCTGCTGAAGAAGTTCCAGACCAAGAAGACGGGGCTGAGCAGCGAGCAGACGGTCAACGTGCTGGCCCAGATCCTCAAACGGCTCAACCCTGAGCGCAAGATGATCAACGACAAGATGCATTTCTTCCTCAAGGAGTGA
- the LOC119919791 gene encoding adenylate kinase isoenzyme 1-like isoform X2, producing the protein MTIIIFVIGGPGSGKSTQCKNIARKYGFHHVALGDLLRQAGSEATSRGRQIDDIMKKGLLLPTGAILDILNEDMLSQPEIRGFLVDGFPRALEQAKEFEQTDSRLPDAVIALDCETETLIHRLLLRGQSGARADDSQSLLWQRLETHYSMHEAVLAFYLQKRLLFNVSGEESPEKVFAQCCSIIDHL; encoded by the exons ATGACCATCATCATCTTCGTAATTGGGGGACCGGGAAGCGGGAAGAGTACCCAGTGTAAGAACATAGCCAGAAAGTATGGCTTTCACCACGTGGCGCTGGGAGATTTATTGAGGCAGGCGGGGTCGGAGGCTACCTCGCGGGGCCGACAGATTGACGACATTATGAAGAAAGGATTGCTGTTGCCCACG GGAGCCATTTTAGATATCCTGAATGAGGACATGCTGTCTCAGCCGGAAATCAGGGGCTTCCTCGTCGATGGCTTCCCCAGGGCCCTAGAACAGGCCAAAGAGTTCGAGCAGACT GATAGCCGCCTACCTGATGCTGTCATTGCCCTGGATTGTGAGACGGAGACCTTGATCCACCGCCTGCTGCTGCGGGGCCAGTCTGGGGCCCGGGCTGATGACAGCCAATCCCTTCTCTGGCAGCGTCTGGAAACACATTACAGCATGCATGAAGCGGTCCTTGCTTTCTACCTACAGAAACGGCTGCTTTTCAAC GTCTCAGGAGAGGAGTCTCCGGAAAAAGTCTTTGCCCAGTGTTGCTCCATCATTGACCATCTCTGA
- the LOC119919791 gene encoding adenylate kinase isoenzyme 1-like isoform X1, whose product MGLCQPKLAKNARVLTPHQREHLKMTIIIFVIGGPGSGKSTQCKNIARKYGFHHVALGDLLRQAGSEATSRGRQIDDIMKKGLLLPTGAILDILNEDMLSQPEIRGFLVDGFPRALEQAKEFEQTDSRLPDAVIALDCETETLIHRLLLRGQSGARADDSQSLLWQRLETHYSMHEAVLAFYLQKRLLFNVSGEESPEKVFAQCCSIIDHL is encoded by the exons ATGGGCCTTTGTCAACCCAAACTGGCCAAGAATGCGAGAGTCCTGACTCCACATCAGAGAG AGCATCTCAAGATGACCATCATCATCTTCGTAATTGGGGGACCGGGAAGCGGGAAGAGTACCCAGTGTAAGAACATAGCCAGAAAGTATGGCTTTCACCACGTGGCGCTGGGAGATTTATTGAGGCAGGCGGGGTCGGAGGCTACCTCGCGGGGCCGACAGATTGACGACATTATGAAGAAAGGATTGCTGTTGCCCACG GGAGCCATTTTAGATATCCTGAATGAGGACATGCTGTCTCAGCCGGAAATCAGGGGCTTCCTCGTCGATGGCTTCCCCAGGGCCCTAGAACAGGCCAAAGAGTTCGAGCAGACT GATAGCCGCCTACCTGATGCTGTCATTGCCCTGGATTGTGAGACGGAGACCTTGATCCACCGCCTGCTGCTGCGGGGCCAGTCTGGGGCCCGGGCTGATGACAGCCAATCCCTTCTCTGGCAGCGTCTGGAAACACATTACAGCATGCATGAAGCGGTCCTTGCTTTCTACCTACAGAAACGGCTGCTTTTCAAC GTCTCAGGAGAGGAGTCTCCGGAAAAAGTCTTTGCCCAGTGTTGCTCCATCATTGACCATCTCTGA
- the PSPN gene encoding persephin produces the protein MDSALLLLGFLLLLSPQPGVGETPPAPDEDPGIGGSQPAAPRGRPPRSLGGLDPACRLRSLPLQVKELGLGYASDETIVFRYCAGRCPRARTQHALTLARLLQGQAQWHGLGEPCCRPTRYEDVAFLDNQHQWHHLPELSAGGCSCVG, from the exons ATGGACTCCGCCCTGCTCCTGCTTGGATTCTTGCTCCTCCTGAGTCCCCAGCCTGGGGTTGGAGAGACACCTCCGGCACCAGATGAGGATCCTGGGATCGGGG GGTCCCAGCCCGCGGCCCCCCGAGGTCGGCCGCCCAGATCCCTAGGCGGGCTGGACCCCGCTTGCCGGCTACGGAGTCTGCCCCTGCAGGTGAAGGAGCTGGGCCTCGGCTACGCCTCGGACGAGACCATCGTCTTCCGCTACTGTGCGGGCCGCTGCCCCCGGGCCCGTACCCAGCACGCCCTGACCTTGGCCCGGCTGCTGCAAGGCCAGGCCCAGTGGCATGGGCTGGGGGAGCCCTGCTGCCGCCCGACCCGCTACGAGGATGTGGCGTTCCTGGACAACCAGCACCAGTGGCACCACCTACCCGAGCTCTCGGCTGGCGGCTGCAGCTGTGTGGGCTGA
- the LOC119919781 gene encoding afadin- and alpha-actinin-binding protein B-like, producing the protein MDLEREKVLSADNQEHLSEYLWGSVVPADPCWDSLYGSGLENWGSFLDEAGSAQRLPLLIQALLQAYRDPFDRLGCSLEEPRRAGELDSLRSRQIKLKAQVESCERQIEAVQAREQELREQNQQLRTTLGREREEVARLKLLLSSWGAQHGHELKKKEQELGRLKERMQTVLGERKERRGTIDILNTLSRGDGRRATWRTGRPDGKKEGELLRTVAGNLERQVAELARENEELRRLQGRLQQEMTEFLGASQEDSAEGELAGAGEGDTVWEQWCHLKSHMEKLKGQVPEGSPSEHPVISITDHEKEIAQLRQEIKQSRELISWQQLCLQEQLSQGELPTALRGSYFLEEQQRLQEARALFAQQQAHFAVERHRFTEAAIRLGHERRHFEVERALFLKQQFLGGPMPGPAASSETLSPGLAPPEAQAPEMEPGPSCPPPPPAAAAAALRMRSSSPSGRLSVGTPKGAELSALLQHLPGGRLPLGRPGSVAGGNLRLPWSILRGGP; encoded by the exons ATGGatctggagagagagaaggtattGTCCGCAG ATAACCAGGAGCACCTCAGCGAGTACCTCTGGGGCTCAGTTGTACCAGCAGACCCCTGCTGGGATTCCCTTTATGGGTCGGGGCTGGAGAACTGGGGCTCCTTCctggatgag GCGGGGAGCGCACAGAGGCTGCCCCTGCTCATCCAGGCCCTGCTCCAGGCCTACCGCGACCCCTTCGACCGGCTGGGCTGCAGCTTGGAGGAGCCGAGGAGGGCTGGAGAGCTGGACTCTCTGAGGAGCCGGCAGATTAAGCTCAAG GCTCAGGTGGAGTCATGCGAGCGGCAGATTGAGGCTGTGCAGGCTCGGGAGCAGGAGCTACGGGAACAGAACCAGCAGCTGAGAACCaccctggggagggagagggaggag GTGGCCCGGCTGAAGCTGCTGCTGAGCAGCTGGGGGGCCCAGCATGGCCACGAGCTGAAGAAAAAGGAGCAGGAGTTGGGGCGTCTCAAGGAGCGGATGCAGACAGTCCTAGGGGAGCGGAAGGAACGGCGCGGGA CCATAGACATCCTCAACACCCTGAGCCGTGGAGATGGCAGACGGGCCACATGGAGAACCGGGCGACCTGATGGCAA gaaggaaggggagctgCTCCGGACGGTGGCTGGGAATCTGGAACGGCAGGTGGCCGAGCTGGCCCGGGAGAATGAGGAGCTGAGGCGGCTGCAGGGCCGGTTGCAGCAGGAAATGACTGAGTTCCTGGGTGCTTCACAGGAAGACTCTGCt gaAGGGGAGCTGGCTGGTGCTGGGGAGGGTGACACAGTGTGGGAGCAGTGGTGTCACCTCAAAAGTCACATGGAGAAGCTCAAGGGACAAG tcCCAGAGGGATCCCCCAGTGAGCACCCAGTGATCAGCATCACAGATCACGAGAAGGAGATTGCCCAGCTGCGGCAGGAGATCAAGCAGAGCAGAGAGCTTATCTCGTGGCAACAACTCTGTCTCCAG GAGCAGCTGAGCCAGGGGGAGCTGCCAACCGCGCTCCGGGGCTCCTACTTCCTTGAGGAGCAGCAGAGGTTGCAGGAGGCCCGGGCCCTCtttgcccaacagcaggctcactttgCGGTGGAGAGGCACCGCTTCACGGAGGCGGCCATCCGACTAGGGCATGag cgCCGGCACTTTGAGGTGGAGCGGGCCCTGTTTCTAAAGCAACAGTTTCTCGGGGGCCCCATGCCTGGCCCAGCTGCATCATCAGAGACCTTGTCACCTGGCCTGGCCCCCCCTGAGGCCCAGG CCCCAGAAATGGAGCCGGGTCCAtcgtgccctcctcctcctcctgctgctgctgctgcagctctgcgaatgagaagcagcagcccaTCTGGGCGCCTTTCCGTGGGTACTCCCAAGGGAGCAGAGCTTTCTGCACTCCTCCAACATCTTCCAGGGGGCAG GCTTCCCCTAGGCCGCCCTGGATCCGTGGCTGGGGGCAACCTTCGCCTGCCCTGGAGCATCCTGCGTGGTGGGCCGTGA